A genomic segment from Deinococcus sp. YIM 77859 encodes:
- the murJ gene encoding murein biosynthesis integral membrane protein MurJ, whose amino-acid sequence MAGTLGSRLSGIVRQQIINRFGDTLLDAFLVAVTVPNLLRELLAEGALVNSFIPVYKTLDEAGRRQLARVFSGLLIAVNLVLLALGVLAAPWIVDLLLAGTSNVDRGLAIYMTRLVMPFLMLISLSAVAMGLLNADEHFRESSFAPVAFNLAAIAALLLLPGTATWLAVGWLVGGTAQLVVQLPALARFGLLPTPALGSHPALRRVLRQMAPFTLTAGARQFLNAYVLSLLTNAQQFPQGTRAGYGNAEALFTMANGLFVVSPALALFPRFSQFAAEGNWPEFRALTVQALRTTTFLAAPMSALLVALAPYAVSLFNLGGDYSVTRFSAGTWILTGWALALVPWAVVTILLRTFYARERTREAVVVSAAGFVLEVLLYRLLVPRLGLLGFGLSTTVSGIVIGGTLALLYRRALGFPGRAVAGHLIRVLPLAALAGLAAWLVSRPLPEPGSIGPGVLGLAVAGSVGLGVYLAGAVALRLPEVRGVLRRLRRSS is encoded by the coding sequence ATGGCCGGTACGCTGGGATCACGGCTTTCGGGCATCGTGCGCCAGCAGATCATCAACCGCTTCGGCGATACCCTGCTGGACGCCTTTTTGGTGGCCGTCACCGTCCCCAACCTGCTGCGCGAGCTCCTCGCAGAGGGGGCGCTTGTCAATTCCTTTATTCCGGTCTACAAGACGCTCGACGAGGCGGGACGGCGGCAGCTCGCCCGTGTCTTTAGCGGTCTGCTGATCGCGGTCAACCTGGTTCTGCTCGCGCTGGGCGTCTTGGCGGCTCCCTGGATCGTGGACCTGCTGCTTGCCGGTACGTCGAACGTGGACCGTGGGCTGGCGATCTACATGACGCGGCTCGTGATGCCGTTTCTGATGCTGATTAGCCTCTCGGCGGTAGCGATGGGGCTTCTCAACGCCGACGAGCACTTCCGAGAAAGTAGCTTTGCTCCCGTCGCGTTCAACCTGGCCGCCATCGCCGCCCTGCTGCTGCTGCCGGGGACCGCCACCTGGCTGGCGGTCGGCTGGCTGGTGGGCGGCACTGCGCAACTCGTTGTGCAGCTTCCGGCGCTCGCGCGCTTCGGGCTTCTGCCCACGCCCGCCCTCGGAAGCCACCCGGCGCTGAGACGTGTGCTGCGGCAGATGGCGCCCTTTACCCTGACGGCAGGAGCGCGGCAGTTTCTGAATGCCTACGTGCTGAGTCTGCTCACGAACGCGCAGCAGTTCCCGCAGGGCACGCGCGCCGGATACGGGAATGCGGAGGCGCTCTTTACGATGGCCAATGGCCTCTTTGTGGTCTCGCCTGCCCTGGCCCTCTTTCCCCGCTTCTCGCAGTTCGCCGCCGAGGGAAACTGGCCAGAGTTTCGGGCGCTGACCGTGCAGGCCCTGCGCACCACCACCTTCCTTGCTGCACCCATGAGCGCGCTGCTTGTCGCGCTGGCCCCCTACGCCGTGAGCCTCTTTAACCTGGGTGGAGACTACAGCGTCACCCGCTTCTCCGCCGGTACCTGGATTCTCACCGGCTGGGCGCTCGCCCTTGTCCCCTGGGCGGTCGTGACCATCCTGCTGCGCACCTTTTATGCCCGCGAGCGCACCCGTGAGGCTGTGGTGGTCAGCGCCGCCGGGTTTGTCCTCGAAGTGCTGCTCTACCGCCTGCTTGTTCCCCGCCTGGGTCTCCTTGGCTTCGGCCTGAGCACCACCGTGAGCGGCATCGTGATTGGGGGAACACTGGCCCTGCTGTACCGCCGGGCACTGGGGTTTCCTGGTCGAGCGGTCGCCGGGCACCTCATCCGGGTGTTGCCCCTCGCCGCGTTGGCGGGCCTGGCCGCCTGGCTCGTCTCGCGCCCGCTGCCCGAGCCCGGTTCCATCGGGCCCGGTGTGCTGGGGTTGGCGGTCGCGGGAAGCGTGGGGCTGGGCGTGTACCTTGCTGGGGCAGTGGCCCTGCGGCTCCCGGAGGTCAGGGGAGTGCTGCGGCGGTTGCGGCGCTCGAGCTAA
- the mqnC gene encoding cyclic dehypoxanthinyl futalosine synthase has protein sequence MTAPMPAAGTAILHKAASGERLSAPEIEALYHLPLPEVAAVAHELRLARTRPDVVTFLIDRNINYTNICNVGCNFCAFYRTRRQPDSYTLTYEQISAKITELEAAGGTRILLQGGVNPALGLEYYTGLLRHIKARHPGIRIDAFSPEEVLFMERAFGLTLDDVLSTLIEAGLDGLPGAGGEILEDEVRQRAAPARIRSEDWFRIIDAAQRRGLYTISTMVIGFGETYAQRTRHLVQLREQQDRANALYGGNGFSGFAMWTLQTEHTRLHGKAPGASAHEYLQQLAIARIALDNVPNIQASWPGQGFKVAQASLYYGANDLGSTMMEENVVSAAGGHGRHKATVRELIRIAVDAGFTPAIRNSRFGIIEWPDVAAYLGRSEANPEAERAVGAAG, from the coding sequence ATGACTGCGCCGATGCCTGCTGCGGGAACCGCGATTCTTCACAAGGCCGCGTCCGGCGAGCGCCTCAGCGCCCCCGAAATCGAAGCGCTGTACCACCTGCCGCTGCCCGAGGTGGCTGCTGTGGCTCACGAGCTGCGCCTGGCGCGCACCCGCCCGGACGTTGTCACGTTCCTGATTGACCGCAACATCAACTACACCAACATCTGCAACGTGGGCTGCAACTTCTGCGCCTTTTACCGCACTCGGCGGCAACCGGACAGCTACACCCTCACCTACGAGCAGATCAGTGCCAAGATCACCGAGCTCGAGGCCGCAGGTGGTACCCGCATCCTGCTGCAGGGCGGCGTGAACCCGGCACTGGGCCTCGAGTACTACACGGGTCTGCTGCGGCACATCAAGGCGCGTCACCCCGGCATCAGGATCGACGCCTTTTCTCCTGAAGAGGTGCTCTTTATGGAAAGGGCGTTTGGTCTCACGCTGGACGACGTGCTGAGCACGCTGATCGAGGCGGGCCTGGACGGGTTGCCTGGGGCGGGCGGTGAGATTCTGGAAGACGAGGTGCGCCAGCGAGCAGCTCCGGCCCGCATCCGCTCCGAGGACTGGTTTCGCATCATCGACGCGGCGCAGCGGAGGGGCCTGTACACCATCAGCACGATGGTGATCGGCTTTGGGGAGACGTACGCGCAGCGGACCCGCCACCTCGTGCAGCTCCGCGAGCAGCAGGACCGAGCGAACGCCCTGTACGGCGGGAATGGCTTTTCTGGCTTCGCCATGTGGACCCTTCAGACCGAGCACACCCGCCTGCACGGCAAAGCCCCCGGTGCCAGCGCCCACGAGTACCTTCAGCAGCTCGCGATTGCCCGCATCGCCCTGGACAACGTGCCCAACATCCAAGCGTCCTGGCCGGGGCAGGGCTTCAAGGTCGCGCAGGCATCGCTGTACTACGGCGCGAACGACCTCGGCTCCACGATGATGGAGGAGAACGTCGTCAGCGCGGCGGGAGGGCACGGGCGGCACAAGGCCACCGTGCGCGAGCTGATTCGCATTGCCGTCGACGCCGGCTTTACGCCCGCCATCCGCAACAGCCGCTTTGGCATCATCGAGTGGCCCGACGTGGCGGCGTACCTGGGCCGCTCCGAGGCGAACCCCGAGGCGGAACGTGCCGTGGGGGCGGCGGGGTAG
- the topA gene encoding type I DNA topoisomerase, whose amino-acid sequence MPKTLVIVESPAKAKTIEKYLGKGYAVESSIGHIRDLPKRAADIPEKYRAKAWARLGLDIEDDFRPLYVVSPEKRQHVARLKKLAAEADEIILATDDDREGESIAWHLYQELKPKVPVKRMVFHEITKEAIEQAIKHPRDIDINLVEAQEARRALDRLYGYEVSPVLWKKVAPRLSAGRVQSVATRMLVERERERMRFVSGTWWDLLVTARTAQGATFPARLTDVAGRRLATGKDFDPLTGKLRPGVEVRLLDEAAARALAESLQGERLSVTSAEEKTFTQRPYPPFITSTLQQEGSRKLGFAATRTMRAAQRLYEGGYITYMRTDSTTLSGEAVNAARAQVQAMYGPEYLSPQPRVYTKKAKNAQEAHEAIRPAGSSFRTPDSLRGELTGDEWRLYDLIWKRTVASQMADARGRSLRVRLTGTAGGETVGLSASGRTIDFPGFLRAYVEGSDDPAAALEDRETPLPPLREGERVTAEGVQPERHETQPPARYTEASLVQALEAAGIGRPSTYASILGTIQDRGYAVKKGQALVPTWTAFATSALLEGHFGQLVDYDFTARMEEDLDDIAGGRARRVPYLRRFYLGEGGEGMALRPLIDSKMGEIDARGIATIQVPRLEGTGIEVRVGRYGPYIQRGEHKANLPEDLAPDELTAEKAEELLRRPTGDRVLGTDPASGEPVVARAGRYGPYVTLGEGNPPLRTASLFPGDDLGSITLERALQLLSLPRLVGVSEGEEIWAMNGKFGPYLKRGNDSRSLAHHEQLLTITLPEAEALFLQPRFRARGTAAAPLKTFEYEGRAPILLKSGRYGPYLTDGEKNATLRPSEEGASLTAERALEILEERGKAPKKAAQKPVKTNRASSRAKTSKTVTKAAPKKTAAQASQRTASRPTASKPAFTWADLKPYLGVLSEPERLLLTATREQGRRVEDVAPALGLDVNKAKGLALQASKKLNQAARGA is encoded by the coding sequence ATGCCCAAAACCCTCGTCATCGTCGAGTCGCCCGCCAAGGCCAAAACCATCGAGAAGTACCTCGGAAAGGGGTACGCGGTGGAGTCGTCTATCGGGCATATCCGCGACCTGCCCAAGCGTGCCGCCGATATCCCTGAGAAGTACCGCGCCAAAGCCTGGGCGCGGCTCGGTCTCGACATCGAGGACGACTTCCGGCCCCTGTACGTCGTCTCGCCTGAAAAACGCCAGCACGTCGCTCGCCTGAAGAAGCTGGCGGCGGAGGCCGACGAGATCATCCTCGCGACCGACGATGACCGTGAGGGCGAGAGCATCGCCTGGCACCTCTACCAGGAACTCAAGCCCAAGGTGCCGGTCAAACGAATGGTCTTTCACGAGATCACCAAAGAGGCGATCGAGCAGGCGATCAAACATCCCCGCGACATCGATATCAACCTCGTCGAGGCGCAGGAGGCCCGCCGGGCGCTCGACCGGCTGTACGGCTACGAGGTCAGCCCGGTGCTGTGGAAAAAGGTGGCACCAAGACTCAGCGCGGGCCGCGTGCAGTCGGTGGCCACTCGCATGCTTGTCGAGCGTGAGCGCGAGCGAATGCGCTTTGTAAGCGGGACGTGGTGGGATCTGCTGGTGACCGCCCGTACGGCGCAGGGCGCGACCTTTCCCGCCCGCCTCACCGACGTGGCTGGGCGGCGGCTCGCGACCGGCAAGGATTTTGACCCCCTCACCGGCAAGCTCAGGCCGGGGGTGGAGGTGCGGCTGCTGGACGAGGCGGCCGCGCGCGCACTCGCCGAAAGCCTCCAGGGAGAGCGCCTGAGCGTGACGAGCGCAGAGGAAAAAACCTTTACGCAGCGGCCCTATCCACCCTTTATCACCTCCACCCTGCAGCAGGAGGGGAGCCGCAAGCTGGGCTTTGCCGCCACCCGCACCATGCGCGCGGCGCAGCGGCTCTACGAGGGAGGCTACATCACCTACATGCGCACCGACTCCACCACCCTCTCGGGGGAGGCCGTGAACGCAGCCCGCGCGCAGGTTCAGGCGATGTACGGCCCGGAGTACCTGAGCCCGCAGCCGCGTGTGTACACGAAAAAAGCCAAGAACGCGCAGGAGGCGCACGAGGCGATTCGTCCTGCCGGAAGCAGCTTTCGCACGCCCGACTCGCTGCGCGGCGAGCTCACAGGTGACGAGTGGCGCCTCTATGACCTCATTTGGAAGCGAACGGTCGCCTCACAAATGGCGGACGCGCGGGGCCGCAGCCTGCGGGTGCGTTTGACCGGCACGGCAGGCGGAGAAACGGTAGGCCTCAGCGCTTCGGGGCGCACGATCGATTTTCCCGGCTTCCTGCGCGCCTATGTGGAAGGGAGTGATGACCCCGCCGCCGCCCTGGAAGACCGTGAGACGCCGCTGCCGCCCCTGCGGGAGGGCGAGCGCGTGACCGCTGAGGGCGTGCAACCAGAACGCCATGAGACGCAGCCTCCCGCCCGCTACACCGAAGCCAGCCTGGTGCAGGCGCTGGAGGCGGCGGGTATCGGGCGGCCCTCCACCTACGCCTCGATCCTGGGCACCATTCAGGACCGGGGCTACGCGGTCAAAAAGGGCCAGGCGCTCGTTCCGACCTGGACGGCCTTTGCGACCTCCGCCCTGCTGGAAGGGCACTTTGGACAACTGGTGGACTACGACTTCACCGCGCGGATGGAAGAAGACCTCGACGATATCGCGGGCGGGCGAGCGCGGCGGGTGCCGTATCTGCGCCGCTTCTACCTGGGTGAGGGCGGCGAGGGGATGGCGCTGCGCCCCCTGATCGACTCCAAGATGGGGGAGATCGACGCGCGGGGGATTGCCACCATCCAGGTGCCCAGGCTGGAAGGCACCGGGATTGAGGTCCGGGTGGGCCGCTACGGCCCCTATATCCAGCGCGGTGAACACAAGGCCAACCTGCCCGAAGACCTCGCGCCCGATGAGCTGACGGCCGAAAAGGCCGAGGAGCTGCTGCGCCGCCCCACCGGTGACCGCGTGCTGGGCACCGATCCCGCCAGCGGGGAGCCGGTGGTGGCCCGTGCCGGGCGCTACGGCCCCTACGTCACGTTGGGCGAGGGGAACCCGCCGCTGCGTACGGCCAGCCTGTTTCCGGGCGACGACTTGGGCAGCATCACGCTGGAGCGTGCCCTACAGCTGCTCAGTCTCCCGCGCCTGGTGGGCGTGTCGGAGGGCGAAGAAATCTGGGCGATGAACGGCAAGTTCGGGCCGTACCTGAAGCGGGGAAATGACTCGCGGAGCCTCGCTCACCACGAGCAGCTTTTGACCATCACCTTGCCCGAGGCCGAAGCGCTCTTTCTGCAACCGCGTTTTCGGGCGCGGGGGACTGCGGCTGCCCCCCTCAAAACCTTTGAGTATGAGGGGCGCGCGCCCATCCTGCTGAAGTCGGGCCGCTACGGGCCCTATCTGACGGACGGAGAGAAGAATGCGACCCTGCGCCCGAGCGAGGAGGGGGCGAGCCTGACCGCCGAGCGTGCCCTGGAGATTCTGGAAGAACGCGGCAAGGCGCCGAAAAAGGCCGCACAGAAGCCGGTCAAGACGAACCGGGCGTCGTCTCGGGCGAAGACCAGCAAGACGGTCACCAAGGCCGCTCCCAAAAAGACGGCGGCTCAGGCGAGCCAACGGACGGCTTCCCGCCCGACAGCCTCCAAACCCGCCTTCACCTGGGCCGACCTCAAGCCGTACCTGGGGGTGCTGAGCGAGCCTGAGCGCCTGCTGCTGACCGCCACCCGCGAACAGGGCCGCCGAGTGGAGGACGTGGCTCCCGCGCTTGGTCTGGACGTGAACAAAGCCAAGGGCCTGGCGCTTCAGGCGAGCAAGAAGCTGAACCAGGCGGCGCGCGGAGCGTAG
- a CDS encoding YdcF family protein has product MRARGSTASLLPLLLLAALAFGFLLLPRSPAPRAAHPHPTVVVLGAAQYAGRPSPAFQRRLDQALALYEAGGVRRVVVTGGRRPGDPHSEGEVGVTYLNRRGIPRSALIAETRSRTTAENLRGARVLLPPGTPVTLVTDEAHAPRALALARALGLEANASASPLEHPNRRYLLRERLALVAYALLGVRR; this is encoded by the coding sequence ATGCGTGCCCGCGGCTCCACCGCTTCGCTGCTGCCCCTGCTTCTGCTCGCGGCGCTCGCCTTCGGTTTTCTGCTGCTGCCCCGCTCGCCTGCCCCCCGCGCCGCGCACCCGCATCCCACCGTGGTGGTGCTGGGTGCCGCGCAGTACGCAGGACGGCCCAGCCCGGCTTTCCAGCGGCGGCTTGATCAGGCCCTTGCCCTCTACGAAGCAGGCGGCGTGCGCCGCGTGGTGGTGACGGGTGGCCGCAGGCCTGGCGATCCTCACAGCGAGGGTGAAGTTGGCGTGACCTACCTGAATCGGCGGGGCATTCCCCGCAGCGCCCTCATCGCCGAGACGCGCAGCCGCACCACCGCCGAGAACCTGCGGGGGGCCCGGGTACTGCTGCCGCCCGGCACACCCGTCACCCTCGTGACCGACGAGGCCCACGCTCCCCGTGCCCTGGCCCTCGCCCGCGCTCTGGGCCTGGAGGCCAACGCGAGTGCCAGCCCGCTGGAGCACCCGAACCGGCGCTACCTGCTGCGTGAACGGTTGGCGCTGGTGGCCTATGCGCTGCTGGGCGTGCGGCGCTGA